In the Pseudomonas sp. ADAK2 genome, one interval contains:
- a CDS encoding TonB-dependent receptor: MLMNTPRFTLKPLVAMIQRHRFVPLYLVAMGMSAGSLHAAEAGTEDDSSKVVPAAVAPATTQLQRVEVTGSAIRRVDAETAVPITVLRADDLRKQGVSTTAELLQRVTGSQSVINSSSSVGSGSGGASYADMRGIGANKTLILLNGRRLANNALSGTNTSNGAGVDLNLIPFAAIDRVEVLRDGASALYGTDAIGGVINFITKKAMTDGQLTFGGETPTHDGGGNSKDMSASWGFGDLEQDRFNVLGVFNYNKQENLQAKDRSFATSYRPERGLDQTSGTAFPGNYSQGDNATNPLANSNCNGPNLVSRQGVCRFATSSYIDLIPQTEKTSFFGKATGKLADDHNVNLEYFWARNNNATAVAPAPLTGQTLDSSSPYYPGNGITPGPTDFTLDPTQPVDVNWRETAAGARESKDQNTAQRFILSFDGLVGGWDYNAGASYNQNKVISSVTSGYVSDSAMTAGLASGLLNPFGPQSSAGQEYIDQAMYHGPYTSAVGRVVGFDGRVSREIGDWFGAGPSGLALGGEYRKEKFHQDYEQFVDDISSLGADSAASVSGDRSVKAAYAEINVPVLDSLELSAAVRHDKYSDFGSTTNPKYSFRYQPLKELVVRGAYSEGFRAPSLYELYAPQSLSFTQANYNDPVLCTGGVLQAGGNAGRDCGQQFLAKGGGNQSLAPEKARNVTLGFVYQPVRDLSVGLDFWWIHISNQIQPFPESTVFDQSGAYTDRFVRNADGSLDYIVTGNANLGIVKTSGVDVSLDYRFPNTPYGQFGLGLQGTYVDRYDFQSTIKGPYTDKVGDFQGDGVIARWKHALSGTWTLGAARASLVNRFTTGYNDYDRTTYDRVASYSLWDLSAGYTFNKVLDLDAGVKNVFDRDPPFTNQAYTFQSGYDPRYADPMGRTLFARMTYHF; encoded by the coding sequence ATGCTGATGAACACTCCGCGTTTCACGCTCAAGCCGTTGGTGGCGATGATTCAACGTCACCGTTTTGTTCCGTTGTACCTGGTGGCCATGGGGATGAGCGCCGGGTCGTTGCATGCCGCAGAGGCCGGCACCGAGGACGACAGCAGTAAAGTCGTCCCGGCCGCCGTGGCACCGGCCACCACGCAGCTGCAACGGGTGGAAGTGACGGGCTCGGCGATTCGCCGGGTCGATGCGGAAACGGCGGTGCCGATTACCGTGCTACGCGCCGATGACTTGCGCAAACAAGGCGTGAGCACCACTGCCGAGTTGCTGCAACGGGTCACGGGCAGTCAGTCGGTAATCAATAGTTCCAGCTCGGTCGGTTCGGGCAGTGGCGGCGCGTCCTATGCCGACATGCGCGGCATCGGTGCGAACAAGACGCTGATCCTGCTCAACGGCCGACGCCTGGCGAACAACGCCCTGTCCGGCACCAACACCTCCAATGGCGCCGGGGTCGATCTGAACCTGATCCCCTTCGCGGCCATCGACCGGGTGGAGGTCCTGCGCGACGGCGCCTCGGCCCTTTACGGCACGGACGCCATCGGCGGCGTGATCAACTTCATCACCAAAAAAGCCATGACCGACGGCCAGTTGACCTTCGGCGGCGAAACCCCGACCCACGACGGCGGCGGCAACAGCAAGGACATGAGCGCCAGTTGGGGCTTCGGCGATCTGGAGCAGGATCGCTTCAATGTGCTCGGGGTGTTCAACTACAACAAGCAGGAAAACCTGCAAGCCAAGGACCGCAGCTTCGCCACCTCTTACCGGCCTGAACGTGGCCTGGATCAAACGTCCGGCACCGCATTCCCCGGTAACTACAGCCAGGGTGACAACGCCACCAACCCGTTGGCCAACAGCAACTGCAACGGCCCCAATCTGGTGTCGCGCCAAGGCGTGTGCCGCTTCGCGACGTCTTCCTACATCGACCTGATTCCGCAAACCGAGAAGACCTCGTTCTTCGGCAAGGCCACCGGCAAACTGGCGGACGATCACAACGTCAACCTCGAATATTTCTGGGCCCGCAACAACAACGCGACCGCCGTCGCGCCGGCGCCATTGACCGGCCAGACGCTCGACTCATCGTCGCCCTACTACCCGGGCAACGGCATCACCCCCGGGCCAACCGACTTCACCCTCGACCCGACGCAACCGGTCGACGTGAACTGGCGCGAAACGGCCGCAGGGGCTCGGGAATCCAAGGATCAGAACACCGCCCAGCGCTTCATCCTGAGCTTCGACGGCCTGGTCGGCGGCTGGGATTACAACGCGGGCGCCTCGTACAACCAGAACAAAGTCATCTCCAGCGTCACCAGCGGTTATGTCAGCGACTCGGCGATGACCGCCGGCCTGGCCAGCGGCCTGCTCAACCCGTTCGGCCCGCAAAGCAGCGCCGGGCAGGAATACATCGACCAAGCGATGTACCACGGACCGTATACCTCGGCGGTCGGTCGGGTGGTCGGCTTCGACGGTCGGGTCAGCCGCGAAATCGGTGACTGGTTTGGCGCGGGGCCTTCCGGCCTGGCGCTCGGTGGTGAATACCGCAAGGAAAAATTCCACCAGGACTACGAACAATTCGTCGACGATATTTCCAGCCTCGGTGCCGACTCGGCCGCCAGCGTTTCCGGCGATCGCAGCGTGAAAGCGGCATATGCCGAAATCAACGTGCCGGTGCTCGACAGCCTTGAACTGTCCGCCGCCGTGCGTCACGACAAATACAGCGATTTTGGCAGCACCACCAACCCGAAATACTCGTTCCGTTATCAGCCACTCAAGGAACTGGTGGTCCGTGGCGCCTACAGCGAAGGCTTCCGCGCACCGTCGTTGTACGAGTTGTACGCCCCGCAAAGCCTCTCCTTCACCCAGGCCAACTACAACGACCCGGTCCTGTGTACCGGCGGTGTGTTGCAAGCGGGCGGCAACGCCGGTCGCGACTGTGGCCAGCAGTTCCTCGCCAAGGGCGGCGGCAACCAGAGCCTGGCCCCGGAAAAGGCGCGTAACGTGACGTTGGGCTTTGTCTATCAACCGGTCCGTGACCTGTCGGTGGGCCTCGACTTCTGGTGGATTCACATCTCCAACCAGATCCAGCCATTCCCTGAATCCACCGTGTTTGATCAATCCGGCGCCTACACCGACCGCTTCGTGCGCAACGCCGACGGTTCACTGGACTACATCGTGACCGGCAATGCCAACCTGGGCATCGTCAAGACCAGCGGTGTCGACGTGTCCCTCGACTATCGCTTCCCGAACACACCCTATGGTCAGTTCGGTCTGGGGCTGCAAGGCACCTATGTCGACCGCTATGACTTCCAGAGCACCATCAAAGGCCCGTACACCGACAAGGTCGGCGACTTCCAAGGCGATGGCGTGATTGCGCGCTGGAAGCATGCCTTGAGCGGCACCTGGACCCTGGGCGCGGCACGTGCCTCGTTGGTCAACCGCTTCACCACCGGCTACAACGACTATGACCGCACCACCTATGACCGCGTCGCTTCGTATTCGCTGTGGGACCTGTCGGCCGGTTACACCTTCAACAAGGTGCTGGACCTCGACGCCGGGGTGAAGAACGTGTTCGACCGCGATCCGCCGTTCACCAACCAGGCCTACACCTTCCAGAGCGGTTATGACCCGCGTTACGCCGACCCGATGGGCCGCACGCTGTTCGCACGCATGACGTACCACTTCTGA
- a CDS encoding ExbD/TolR family protein, translating to MSFSTQDSDEVLSEMNVTPLVDVMLVLLVVFIVTAPLMTNAIKVNLPKTDAVAPAEKKDPVVVSVDQDGKFYLAKTEVAPESLEASLKEVKAKDSEVRVQLQADSAVNYGQVAKAMASIERSGITKISVMTTR from the coding sequence ATGTCCTTTTCCACTCAAGACAGCGATGAAGTGCTCAGCGAAATGAACGTCACGCCGCTGGTGGACGTGATGCTCGTGCTGCTGGTGGTGTTCATCGTCACCGCGCCGCTGATGACCAACGCGATCAAGGTCAACTTGCCGAAAACCGATGCCGTGGCCCCCGCCGAAAAGAAAGACCCGGTGGTGGTCAGCGTCGATCAGGACGGCAAGTTTTACCTGGCCAAGACCGAGGTCGCGCCCGAGTCCCTGGAGGCCAGCCTCAAGGAGGTCAAGGCCAAGGACAGCGAGGTCCGCGTGCAGTTGCAGGCCGACTCCGCGGTCAATTACGGCCAGGTGGCCAAAGCCATGGCCTCGATCGAGCGCTCGGGCATTACCAAGATATCGGTGATGACCACCCGCTGA
- a CDS encoding MotA/TolQ/ExbB proton channel family protein, whose product MNDSLSSMIVPGVLWGLVLFSVVSWAILLVKSAQYLRQKSQNKQFSKAFWGAPDLLTAAEHASQYPGSLARIASSGFEALLVDESPRTTQQLAHTINRSDRLERNLRQQIQKERRSLENGQAILASIGSTAPFIGLFGTVWGIMEALQSIGASGSASLETVAGPIGHALIATGVGIAVAVPAVLIYNFFLRRLKLASADMDDFAHDFDALASRSAFSITRQAIASKTTAAVREAS is encoded by the coding sequence ATGAACGATTCACTCTCTTCGATGATTGTCCCCGGCGTGCTCTGGGGCCTGGTGCTGTTTTCCGTGGTCAGCTGGGCGATTTTGCTGGTCAAGTCCGCGCAATACCTGCGGCAGAAATCCCAGAACAAACAGTTCAGCAAAGCCTTCTGGGGCGCGCCGGATCTGCTCACCGCCGCCGAGCACGCCAGCCAATACCCGGGCTCTTTGGCGCGGATCGCCAGCAGCGGTTTTGAAGCCTTGCTGGTCGACGAATCGCCGCGTACCACCCAGCAACTGGCCCACACCATCAACCGCTCTGACCGTCTGGAACGCAACCTGCGCCAGCAGATCCAGAAGGAACGCCGCTCCCTGGAAAACGGCCAGGCGATTCTCGCCAGTATTGGCAGCACCGCGCCGTTCATTGGTTTGTTCGGCACCGTATGGGGGATTATGGAAGCCCTGCAAAGCATCGGTGCCAGCGGTTCCGCCAGCCTGGAAACCGTGGCCGGGCCCATCGGTCACGCGCTGATCGCCACCGGCGTCGGCATCGCCGTCGCGGTGCCGGCGGTGCTGATTTACAACTTCTTCCTGCGCCGCTTGAAACTCGCCTCGGCGGACATGGATGACTTCGCCCACGACTTCGACGCCCTCGCCTCGCGCAGCGCGTTTTCCATCACTCGCCAGGCCATCGCCAGCAAAACCACAGCCGCCGTGCGGGAGGCCAGCTAA
- a CDS encoding TonB family protein, whose protein sequence is MNDAVKHRTLPGPLRDDPILPASGSLPYKSNTSKPGGLSKQQVLLLVAVSALIHGGAWWFFQQAKAEPLPTPPEIPEMTVELTSPTPPAPPTPEPPPPPPEPEQPVEDEDALKPPPKPVEKPKPIEKPKPVEKPKPVKKVEPPKAPPAPAQPAAPAAPSTPSAPPAPAAAPGPVKESAAVSGLASLGNPPPQYPSLALRRSWEGTVVLRIQVLANGRAGAVTVTKSSGKPQLDEAAVAAVKAWKFIPAKRGDTPIDGFATQTIDFKLPQ, encoded by the coding sequence ATGAACGATGCGGTAAAGCACAGAACCCTGCCGGGGCCGTTACGGGATGATCCGATCTTGCCGGCATCGGGCAGTCTTCCCTATAAAAGCAACACCTCGAAACCCGGTGGGTTGAGCAAGCAACAGGTGCTGTTGCTGGTGGCGGTATCAGCGCTGATACATGGCGGTGCCTGGTGGTTTTTCCAGCAGGCCAAGGCCGAACCGCTGCCCACGCCTCCCGAAATTCCAGAGATGACCGTCGAGCTCACCAGCCCGACGCCTCCCGCGCCGCCGACCCCGGAACCGCCGCCTCCGCCGCCTGAACCCGAGCAGCCGGTGGAGGATGAGGATGCGCTCAAGCCGCCGCCCAAACCGGTGGAGAAACCCAAGCCCATCGAAAAACCGAAACCGGTGGAAAAGCCCAAACCGGTGAAAAAAGTCGAGCCGCCGAAAGCCCCACCCGCCCCCGCTCAACCGGCAGCACCCGCCGCTCCTTCGACGCCGAGCGCGCCACCGGCACCCGCCGCCGCCCCCGGCCCGGTGAAAGAGTCGGCCGCCGTTTCCGGCCTCGCCAGCCTCGGTAACCCGCCGCCGCAATACCCGTCCCTGGCGTTGCGCCGGAGCTGGGAAGGCACCGTTGTACTGCGTATTCAGGTGCTGGCCAACGGACGTGCCGGCGCGGTGACGGTGACCAAATCCAGCGGCAAGCCCCAACTGGACGAGGCAGCGGTCGCGGCGGTGAAAGCCTGGAAGTTTATCCCGGCCAAACGCGGCGACACGCCCATCGACGGCTTCGCTACCCAAACCATCGACTTCAAATTGCCCCAGTAA
- a CDS encoding GNAT family N-acetyltransferase: MSELSTPTCSVAGLGVRKLTLEDAPLLYAFFEANPDYFMLVEGGPATLEQAEEELLGELPPGWNYSENWMLGYQPAGAPLVAVLQFVTDLVAPKLWHIGRLLVATDLHDSGIAQALYHDFETWARSQGADWLRVCEVHNNPRDGHFWREQGFKHVRTNEGVQVGWLIHTADILFKPLNGGTLEQYLAVIEQNHPNQSDF; encoded by the coding sequence ATGTCCGAATTATCAACTCCAACCTGTTCGGTGGCCGGTCTCGGCGTCCGCAAACTGACCCTGGAAGATGCCCCGCTTCTGTACGCATTTTTCGAGGCTAACCCAGACTACTTTATGCTCGTGGAAGGTGGACCGGCCACCCTCGAACAGGCGGAAGAGGAATTGCTCGGCGAGCTGCCGCCAGGCTGGAACTACAGCGAAAACTGGATGCTGGGCTATCAACCCGCCGGCGCGCCGTTGGTGGCAGTGCTGCAATTCGTAACGGACTTGGTGGCGCCGAAGTTGTGGCACATCGGCAGGTTACTCGTGGCCACAGATCTGCACGACTCCGGCATCGCGCAGGCGCTCTATCACGACTTTGAAACCTGGGCCCGCTCACAGGGCGCCGACTGGTTGCGCGTGTGTGAAGTGCATAACAACCCCCGAGACGGGCACTTTTGGCGTGAACAGGGTTTCAAGCACGTTCGAACGAACGAAGGCGTACAGGTGGGCTGGCTGATCCATACCGCGGACATCCTGTTCAAACCGTTGAATGGCGGCACGCTTGAACAGTATTTGGCGGTGATCGAACAGAATCATCCCAACCAAAGCGATTTCTGA
- a CDS encoding DUF4349 domain-containing protein, translating into MRQPDGKPASMPRVYWFVLACLALSGCSPSERSSSASLAGEQGRGGAMLAYEHDVQFMLPQAQIVPRLQATREACETARFGACNVLRIEQGAGRAEITLRIAPAGVEPLVAMAAEGGEMGQRITSAEDLADAVDDTRRRQERLKAQQQRLDQLASRKDISVTDLIALSKEQAGIENDLQALAQVAAGHQRRLDTNRVTLSFQPTGASSRSSHLSEAFSNVLDNLADGAVDALEKGSYALPFLILAFPLVMLWVWLWRKFVRRRV; encoded by the coding sequence ATGCGCCAACCGGATGGCAAACCTGCCTCAATGCCTCGCGTCTATTGGTTTGTACTGGCCTGCCTGGCCCTGAGCGGCTGCTCGCCGAGCGAACGGTCGTCATCGGCCAGTCTAGCCGGTGAACAGGGACGCGGCGGCGCGATGCTCGCCTATGAGCATGATGTGCAATTCATGCTGCCACAAGCGCAAATCGTGCCGCGCCTGCAAGCCACCCGCGAGGCCTGCGAAACCGCTCGTTTCGGTGCCTGTAACGTGTTGCGCATCGAGCAAGGCGCCGGCCGCGCCGAGATCACCTTGCGCATCGCCCCTGCCGGCGTCGAGCCGTTGGTCGCCATGGCTGCCGAGGGCGGCGAAATGGGCCAGCGGATCACCAGCGCCGAAGACCTGGCCGATGCCGTGGACGACACCCGCCGCCGTCAGGAACGGCTCAAGGCCCAGCAACAGCGCCTGGACCAACTGGCCAGCCGCAAAGACATCAGCGTCACCGACCTGATCGCCCTGAGCAAGGAACAGGCCGGCATCGAGAACGACCTGCAAGCCCTGGCCCAGGTTGCCGCCGGGCATCAGCGCCGACTCGACACCAACCGAGTCACGCTATCGTTCCAGCCGACTGGCGCCAGCAGCCGCTCGTCGCACCTGAGCGAGGCGTTCAGCAACGTGCTGGATAACCTGGCCGATGGCGCCGTCGATGCATTGGAGAAAGGCAGTTATGCCTTGCCGTTCCTGATCCTCGCCTTCCCGCTGGTGATGCTGTGGGTGTGGCTGTGGCGCAAATTTGTGCGTCGTCGCGTGTGA
- a CDS encoding glutathione S-transferase N-terminal domain-containing protein has protein sequence MYQLYGHQNSGAAAIEAALELCAIPYRFIDVAAAAEATHALEKLNPLKQIPTLELPDGSILTESAAILIHLGLTFPSSGLLPDDPAERDQAIRGLVYIVSNCYAAIGIIDYPERWLAGADESSRENLMAGARARLHWSWEVFADQFSGELYLNDETPGALDVLAAVVTRWAGTREHLRHARPGFFAWLMRIDRHPTLAPVFARHWPT, from the coding sequence ATGTATCAGCTTTACGGACATCAGAATTCCGGCGCGGCGGCCATCGAAGCGGCCCTCGAACTCTGCGCGATCCCTTATCGCTTCATCGACGTGGCCGCCGCGGCCGAGGCCACTCATGCGCTGGAAAAACTCAACCCGCTCAAGCAAATTCCGACCCTGGAGCTGCCCGATGGCAGCATCCTCACCGAGAGCGCGGCGATCCTGATTCACCTGGGGCTGACGTTTCCCTCGTCGGGCCTGCTGCCGGATGACCCGGCAGAACGGGATCAGGCGATTCGCGGCCTGGTGTACATCGTCAGCAATTGTTATGCGGCCATCGGCATCATCGATTACCCCGAGCGCTGGCTGGCCGGGGCCGACGAGTCGTCGAGGGAAAACCTCATGGCCGGCGCCCGCGCCCGGCTGCACTGGAGTTGGGAAGTGTTTGCCGATCAGTTTTCCGGTGAGCTGTACCTGAACGATGAGACGCCCGGCGCGCTGGATGTGCTGGCGGCGGTAGTGACGCGCTGGGCCGGGACTCGGGAACATTTGCGCCATGCACGGCCGGGTTTTTTCGCCTGGTTGATGCGTATTGATCGGCATCCGACGCTGGCGCCAGTCTTCGCCCGGCATTGGCCTACCTGA
- a CDS encoding CBS domain-containing protein: protein MKTVAQLLKLKAQQNQEVHTIAPHQMVLEALMVMAAKNVGALPVLRNGEVVGIISERDYARKLVLKGRSSVGTPVEDIMVSPVITVDTHQTVETCMGIMSDKRLRHLPVVENGQLIGLLSIGDLVKEAIAEQAELIRQLEQYIRGE from the coding sequence ATGAAAACCGTCGCCCAACTGCTCAAGTTAAAGGCCCAGCAAAATCAGGAAGTCCACACCATTGCGCCGCATCAAATGGTGCTCGAAGCGCTGATGGTCATGGCCGCGAAGAACGTCGGCGCGTTGCCGGTGCTGAGGAATGGCGAGGTCGTCGGCATCATCAGCGAACGTGACTATGCGCGCAAACTGGTGCTCAAGGGCCGCTCCTCGGTCGGCACGCCGGTCGAAGACATCATGGTCTCGCCAGTGATCACCGTGGACACTCACCAAACCGTCGAAACCTGCATGGGCATCATGTCCGACAAACGCCTGCGCCACTTGCCGGTGGTGGAAAACGGCCAGTTGATCGGTTTGCTGTCGATCGGCGACCTGGTCAAGGAAGCGATTGCCGAACAGGCGGAATTGATTCGCCAGTTGGAGCAGTACATTCGCGGGGAATAA
- a CDS encoding DNA polymerase II, producing the protein MDLQQGFVLTRHWRDTPAGTEVEFWLATDAGPRRIRLPHQPSVAFIPAEQREQAETVLRGEKNVELRPLALLDFEHRPVLGLYCQQHGQLMRLETALRKAGVEMFEGDVRPPERYMMERFITAPVQFGGTPSADGLLLDAQMKPAPGYRPNLRLVSLDIETTAQGELYSIALEGCGERQVYMLGPPNGDASAVDFQLEYCDSRTLLLKKLNDWFARHDPDAIIGWNVVQFDLRVLHEHARRLAVPLKLGRGGEEMQWREHGSRNHYFAAAAGRLIIDGIESLRSATWSFPSFSLENVAQTLLGEGKAISTPYQRMDEINRMFAEDKPALATYNLKDCELVTRIFAKTELLTFLLERASVTGLPADRSGGSVAAFTHLYMPLMHRQGFVAPNLGGKPPEASPGGFVMDSQPGLYESVLVLDYKSLYPSIIRTFLIDPVGLIEGLKHPDDSESVPGFRGARFSRTRHCLPAIVARVAEGRETAKREHNAPLSQALKIIMNAFYGVLGSSGCRFFDTRLASSITLRGHEIMLRTRQLIEAQGHAVIYGDTDSTFVWLRRAHGQQEAAQIGRALVDHVNQWWREHVKQEYGLESALELQFETHYKRFLMPTIRGAEEGSKKRYAGLVTRADGTDEMIYKGLETVRTDWSLLARQFQQELYTRIFHRQPYQDYVRDYVRKTLAGEFDERLVYRKRLRRTLDDYERNVPPHVRAARMADAYNDEQGRPRQYQNGGWISYVITVAGPEPLEIRSAPIDYDHYVTRQLQPVADAILPFVDDDFSTLIGGQLGLF; encoded by the coding sequence GTGGATTTACAGCAGGGCTTCGTCCTGACCCGGCATTGGCGCGACACCCCGGCCGGCACGGAAGTCGAGTTCTGGCTGGCGACCGATGCCGGTCCCCGGCGCATCCGCCTGCCTCATCAGCCGTCGGTAGCCTTCATCCCGGCCGAGCAGCGCGAGCAGGCCGAAACCGTGCTGCGTGGAGAAAAGAACGTCGAACTGCGGCCCCTGGCCCTGCTCGACTTCGAACATCGCCCGGTGCTCGGCCTCTACTGTCAGCAACACGGTCAGTTGATGCGCCTGGAAACCGCGCTGCGCAAGGCCGGCGTCGAGATGTTCGAAGGCGACGTGCGCCCGCCCGAGCGCTACATGATGGAACGCTTCATCACCGCCCCCGTGCAATTCGGCGGCACGCCCAGCGCCGACGGTTTGCTGCTCGACGCGCAAATGAAACCGGCTCCCGGCTACCGGCCGAATTTGCGCCTGGTCTCCCTCGACATCGAAACCACCGCCCAGGGCGAACTGTATTCCATCGCCCTGGAAGGCTGCGGCGAGCGTCAGGTGTACATGCTCGGCCCGCCCAACGGTGACGCTAGCGCGGTGGATTTCCAGCTCGAATACTGCGACAGCCGAACCCTGCTGCTGAAAAAACTCAACGACTGGTTCGCCCGCCACGACCCCGACGCGATCATTGGCTGGAACGTTGTGCAGTTCGACCTGCGAGTGCTGCACGAACACGCCCGGCGCCTCGCGGTGCCGCTGAAGCTGGGGCGTGGCGGCGAAGAAATGCAGTGGCGCGAACACGGCAGCCGTAACCATTACTTCGCCGCGGCCGCCGGGCGCTTGATCATCGACGGCATCGAATCCCTGCGTTCGGCGACCTGGAGTTTCCCTTCGTTCAGCCTGGAAAACGTCGCGCAAACCCTGCTCGGCGAAGGCAAGGCGATCAGCACGCCGTACCAGCGCATGGACGAAATCAACCGCATGTTCGCCGAGGACAAACCGGCGCTGGCCACCTACAACCTCAAGGACTGCGAACTGGTCACGCGGATCTTCGCCAAGACCGAGTTGCTGACCTTCCTGCTGGAACGGGCCAGCGTCACCGGGTTGCCGGCGGACCGCAGCGGCGGCTCGGTGGCGGCGTTCACCCATTTGTATATGCCGCTGATGCACCGCCAGGGCTTCGTCGCGCCGAACCTCGGCGGCAAGCCACCCGAGGCCAGCCCCGGCGGATTCGTGATGGACTCGCAACCGGGTTTGTACGAGTCAGTGCTGGTGCTCGACTACAAGAGTCTTTATCCATCGATCATCCGCACCTTCCTCATTGACCCGGTGGGCTTGATCGAAGGCCTCAAACATCCGGATGACAGCGAATCAGTGCCAGGTTTTCGCGGCGCCCGGTTTTCCCGCACAAGGCATTGCCTGCCGGCCATCGTCGCCCGGGTCGCCGAAGGGCGCGAAACCGCCAAGCGTGAACACAACGCGCCGCTGTCCCAAGCCCTGAAAATCATCATGAACGCCTTCTACGGCGTGCTCGGTTCCAGTGGTTGCCGGTTCTTCGATACGCGGCTGGCCTCGTCGATTACCTTGCGTGGCCACGAGATCATGCTGCGCACCCGGCAGTTGATCGAAGCCCAGGGCCACGCGGTGATTTACGGTGACACCGACTCGACCTTCGTCTGGCTGCGCCGCGCCCACGGCCAGCAAGAAGCGGCGCAAATCGGCCGCGCCTTGGTGGATCACGTCAATCAGTGGTGGCGCGAGCATGTAAAGCAAGAATACGGCCTGGAAAGTGCGCTGGAGTTGCAGTTCGAAACCCACTACAAACGCTTCCTGATGCCGACCATTCGTGGGGCAGAGGAGGGCAGCAAGAAGCGCTACGCCGGGCTGGTCACCCGCGCCGACGGCACCGACGAAATGATCTACAAAGGCCTGGAGACCGTGCGCACCGACTGGTCGTTGCTGGCCCGGCAATTTCAGCAGGAGTTGTATACGCGGATCTTCCATCGCCAGCCGTATCAGGACTATGTCCGCGATTACGTGCGCAAGACCCTGGCCGGTGAGTTCGACGAGCGCCTGGTCTACCGCAAGCGCCTGCGTCGCACCCTCGACGACTATGAGCGCAACGTGCCGCCGCATGTGCGGGCGGCGCGGATGGCCGACGCCTATAACGATGAGCAGGGGCGTCCGCGGCAATACCAGAATGGCGGCTGGATCAGTTACGTGATCACCGTCGCCGGGCCCGAACCGCTGGAGATCCGCAGTGCGCCCATCGACTACGACCACTATGTGACACGGCAACTGCAACCGGTGGCCGACGCGATCCTGCCCTTTGTCGATGACGACTTCTCAACCCTGATCGGTGGGCAGCTTGGCTTGTTTTAA
- a CDS encoding DUF1810 domain-containing protein: MRSTDPLDAFNLPRFVQAQDPVFERVQEELRAGKKRRHWMWFIFPQIGGLGGSEMSRYFAIRSAEEAAAYLNHPLLGPRLRACTQLVLNLENRSIAEIFGHPDDLKFHSSMTLFAQIAPEGSLFHQALERYFHGIQDDWTLSLLDLKQAKLPTDQG, from the coding sequence ATGAGAAGCACCGATCCGCTCGACGCGTTCAATCTGCCCCGCTTTGTCCAGGCACAGGACCCGGTGTTCGAAAGAGTTCAAGAGGAACTGCGCGCCGGCAAGAAGCGCCGGCACTGGATGTGGTTCATTTTTCCGCAGATTGGCGGGCTGGGTGGCAGCGAGATGTCGCGTTACTTCGCCATTCGTTCCGCCGAAGAAGCGGCGGCGTACCTCAATCACCCTCTGCTGGGTCCACGCCTGCGCGCCTGCACCCAGTTGGTGTTGAACCTGGAAAACCGCTCGATCGCCGAAATCTTCGGCCACCCCGATGACCTCAAGTTTCACTCTTCCATGACCCTGTTTGCCCAGATCGCCCCCGAGGGCAGCCTGTTCCATCAAGCGCTGGAGCGCTATTTCCACGGCATACAGGATGACTGGACGCTGTCGCTGCTGGACTTAAAACAAGCCAAGCTGCCCACCGATCAGGGTTGA